Within Alteribacter lacisalsi, the genomic segment CTTCGGTGTTATTCGTTTCCTCTGACATGTCCTGGCACGCCTCCTTTATCCAAATGTGGTTAAATCTTCATTTTTGCAGGGTAAAAAAAGAGAGGCTCGTGCTCTCTTTTTTAATAAACAGGCTTTTTGTGATGCAGTGTGGTTACTTGCCGGCTTTTTCTTCAGATTCCTGGTTTTCTTCGGATGTTTCTTCAGTTTCTGATTGTTCACCTTCTTCATCCTGCTGTGCGGATGGAGGCTGGCTTAAAATGCTAGTGTTTGAATCTTCGTTCGGATTTCCTTCGTCCTCGATTGTTGCAGCTACTTTGTCTGCTGATTCGCGCAGACCGTCTGCAGCTTCATTTTTCTTTTTGGACGTCCAGCTCGTGATGCTGTCCGTGATTTCATTCGCTTTATCCTTCAGACTCTCGTAGCTCTGGGTGGATGAGTCGACAACGCCCTGCCACGTTTCTTTTCCTTTTTGAGTAGTATCCTCGTATTTGCCCACGAGGTCTTCTCTTACTTCTTTTCCGCTTTTAGGAGTGGATAGGACGGCTGCTGCTGAAGCAATGACGGCTCCAATTGCTGCGCCGGCGATAAAGCTGCCGGTTGAGAATCCGCCTCCTGACGGTTCCTGCACCGGAACGTTTCCGTTCTGGCTCTGTGAGCGGTGGTGCTGTTGCAACGGCTCTTCATTCTGCTGCCCGTTCCCTTGTGATCCTGCGTGATCCTGCTGCGCTGACTGGGGCTCTTCCTGCTGGTTCTGATGTTCGTTTTGTTTGCTGGACATTTCACATTCCTCCTAAACGTGATTTCTGTGGACTATACCCTTATTGGAAGGTGCAAAACTGGAAATTCGCCCCTTCTTTCATATTTAGTTATTTTGGCGCACAGGGATTTTTTCAGGGGGTGGCATTGGGATCGTTTTTGCCTGTGTGGCGGGAAAATGGACAAATTTACCGTAATTTTCAGGATTCGATAAGGATTTTTCGGGGAAATAGATTAGGTATGAATACAGTACTGTGAATTTCCAGTGAACGACGAAAATGAACACAAAGAGGTGACGGGTAGTTATGGTGGAATACTATAAGATCAGTGATCTGGCAAAAGAAATCGGAAAGCACGCGAGTACCGTGGACAGCTGGTTTCGTAAACTCGAGGAACGGAAGCTTCATTATGTGAACCGGGCGGACGAGGAACGGATTTATGACGATCTCGATTTGGATATTGCCCGGTTTGTGAAGGAGAAACGCGAGGACAACTGGTCCATGGACGCGATCTTTAAGGAACTTGAGGGTGAGTTTGATCTGCGCCCGTTCCCCACTCATGGCGGTGAGGTTAATATGGAGGAAATCAGAGAAGAACTGCGCCGCGAGCTCCAGGAAGAGATGCGCGAGCAGCGCGTGCAGGATCTGGTGCTGCGGCGAAAAATTGAGGCTGAGCTCGAGGAGGAGTCCCTCCGCCACTGGGACGGACTTCCTGAGACAAACCGTTTCCGCAAAGGCCGTTTCTTTATGAAACAGGAGGATCTGGAGAAGCGCGAGGAGTTTGTGAAGCGCTACGTGGACCGCCGCTTTGAGGAGAAGTTCCGCGAGATGATTAAGGATCGCGAAACGGTTCAGAAGAGCTGAATATAAGATAAGAAGGCCTCCGCTGGTGCGGGGGCCTTTTTGGCGGTGGTGGCTGGTACAGGGAGGCATCGGGTACGGGGGCGGAGCGGCTAAGACCTCTAAAGAGAAAATAAGGCCTCTAAAGGGGTTGCTAAAACCCTTAAAGGTCTTGCTAAAATCCCTAAAGGTTCAGCTAAGACCCCCAATGCCAATCCACTACCCTCCCCTCCCATAGCACCAGCCACTCGCCAGCATAAAAAACACCCCTGCCGCGCGATTGCGGCAGAGGCATTTATCAATACACTATCATTCATTACTGAACAGTTACGTCCTGAAGCATGAATAGACCGTTTGGATGCTTCCAGAAGCCGCCAACGTTTTCACCAAGACCTACAAGGTAAGTTGTATGGTAAAGGTAAAGCATTGGAGCGTCATCTACAAGGATTTCCATTGCTTCAGAGTACAGCTCCTGACGAGTATCTTCGTCAGTTTCGCGACGTGCAGCATCAAGGATCTCGTCAAGCTCGTCGTTAGCTGTGAACGTACGGTTACCAGCTGCTCCGTGCTGAGAAGAGTGGAACAGTGGGAACATACCGTAGTCAGCGTCACCTGTTACAGTAACCCAGCCAAGGATGAACATGTCGTGGTTACCGGCAGCAGTCTCATCAAGATACGCGCCCCACTCAAGAACTTCGATCTCTACGTCGACACCGATTTCTTCAAGCTGGGACTGAACGATGATCGCGATGTCCTGACGCTCGGCAGAATCGTTTGTCCAGATCGTTGT encodes:
- a CDS encoding YtxH domain-containing protein; protein product: MSSKQNEHQNQQEEPQSAQQDHAGSQGNGQQNEEPLQQHHRSQSQNGNVPVQEPSGGGFSTGSFIAGAAIGAVIASAAAVLSTPKSGKEVREDLVGKYEDTTQKGKETWQGVVDSSTQSYESLKDKANEITDSITSWTSKKKNEAADGLRESADKVAATIEDEGNPNEDSNTSILSQPPSAQQDEEGEQSETEETSEENQESEEKAGK
- a CDS encoding MerR family transcriptional regulator codes for the protein MVEYYKISDLAKEIGKHASTVDSWFRKLEERKLHYVNRADEERIYDDLDLDIARFVKEKREDNWSMDAIFKELEGEFDLRPFPTHGGEVNMEEIREELRRELQEEMREQRVQDLVLRRKIEAELEEESLRHWDGLPETNRFRKGRFFMKQEDLEKREEFVKRYVDRRFEEKFREMIKDRETVQKS